The genome window GGTCGCCACGCCTATCGGGCTGGATCTGGAACACCCCGATTTTGAGCGACACGAGCGACCTCCGCTGCGAACGAAAACGGCCTGCGACGGCGCCACGGGCAAGGCGCATGCATGGGCCCGGAAAGGGCCGAATAGTACTCGATCCTTTCGCCGGTGACATTGCCGAACCGAGGGTGTCGGCGGTGTGCGCGGCGCTTGCGCCGGCGCGGCCCTTCGCGGTTACATTAGCCCGCCCGGCGAGGCCGGGTGCTTGCGCCGAATGCATCGACTCGCCGGGCGCGAGACCACCAGCCGCGGATTGTTTATGCCCCGTATATCCCTCACCACGCTGTCGCGTATTCCGCTCGTCAAGTCGGGCGACAATCTCGTCGCGATCATTCTCGGCGCCGCCGCCGACGACGGTGTCAGTTTCAGCGACGGCGACATCGTGGTGCTGGCGCAGAAGATCGTGTCCAAGGCGGAAGGCCGACTGGTGCCGGTGGCCAGCGTCACGCCGGGTGACGAAGCCATCGAACTCGCCGCCGCCACCGACAAGGATCCGCGCATGGCGCAATTGATCCTCGACGAAGCGGCCTACGTCATGCGCCGCAAGCCCGGCGTCATCATCGTGCGCCACAAGCTCGGGCATGTCGGCGCCAATGCCGGCATCGACCAGTCGAACGTGGAACACGAGGGCGGTGAACAGGCCTTGCTGCTGCCGGTCGATCCCGATGCCTCGGCGCAGCGTCTGCACCAGGCGCTGAGCGCGGCGGCCGGGTGCCATGTCGGCGTCATCATCTGCGACAGCATGAACCGGCCGTGGCGGCTCGGCACCATCGGTGGCGCCATCGGCTGCGCCGGCATCGAAGTACTGGATGACCGCCGCGGCCAGCATGACATGTTCGGCCGCGAGCTCAAGGTCACCATGATCAACCGCGCCGACTCCATCGCGGCGATGGCCACCCTGCTCATGGGCGAATCGACGGAGCGTACGCCGGTGGCGGTGGTGCATGGCTTCGCGGTCGATGCGCACCACGGACGCGCCGCCGACATCATCCGTCCGCCGGCCGACGACCTGTTCAACTGACATGGCAAGCTATGTCGCACTGAGCGGTGGCGTCGGTGGCGCCAAGCTGGCGCTGGGCCTCACCCACCTGCTCGAGCCGCACGCCCTGACCTTGGTAGTGAACACCGGCGACGACTTCGAGCACCTCGGCCTGCACATCGCGCCGGATCTCGATACCCTGATGTACACGCTGTCCGGCCTCAGTAATACCGAGACCGGCTGGGGGCGGGCGGGGGAATCGTGGCAATGCCTGGACGCGCTGGCCGAACTCGGCGGCGAAACCTGGTTCCGGCTCGGCGATCGCGACCTGTCGGTGCACCTGCAACGCAGCCTGCGCCTGCGCGCGGGCGCCAGCTTGTCGACGGTCACCGCCGAACTCTACGCGGCACTCGGCATCCGTCATCGCGCGCTGCCGATGAGCGACCAGCCGGTGCGCACCCTGGTGCATTGCGACGCCGGTGTGCTGGCCTTCCAGCATTACTTCGTGCGTGAACGCTGCGCACCGCGGGTGAGCGGATTCAGCTTCGACGGCGCGGCGACCGCCAGCGCGGCGCCCGGCGTACTCGAGGCGCTGCGCGCAAGCGATCTCGCCGGCGTCATCATCTGCCCGTCGAATCCATTCTTGAGCATCGACCCGATACTCGCGGTGCCGGGTGTGCGTGAGGCCTTGCGCGCTTGCCGCGCGCCGGTGGTGGCGGTGTCACCGATAGTGGCGGGGCTCGCCATCAAGGGGCCGACCGCCAAGATCATGGAGGAACTCGCGCTGCCGCAGACCGCGGCGGCGGTGGCGGCCCATTACGGCTCGCTCATCGATGGTTTCATACTCGACGAAAGCGACCGCGCGCTGGCCGCGCAAATCGCCTCGACTACGCTGCGTGTGAGCACCGCGCAGAGCGTCATGGTGACGCTGGACGATAGGATCAATCTGGCGCACACTGCCCTGGACTTTCTCCGTACATTCTGAAGCCGGCATGTGGGTCGTCGTTCCCGTCAAACGTTTCTCGAATGCGAAGACGCGACTGGCGCCGCTGTTGTCGGCGGCCGAGCGCGAATCCCTGGCGCAGGCCATGTTGAACGACGTGCTGCGCGCGATTGCCGAGAGTCGGCGCGTGGCGGGCGTGCTGGTGGTGTCGCGCGAAGTGCGCGCCCGTTACTGCGTCGAGCGCATCGGCGGCTTGTTTCTCGAAGACACGGCGGACGATCTTTCCAGCGCCATCGAATTGGCGGGCGAATGGCTCGCGACCCACGGTCAACGCGGCATGCTGATGATCCCGGGCGACGTGCCGCTGGTCAGCGGCCGTGAGATCGACGAACTGCTGCTCACCCATCGCGGTGCGCCGGCCGTGACCCTGGCGCCCGACCGTGAACACGATGGCACCAACGCATTGGCGGTCAGTCCCGCCGATGCCATCCATTTCGCCTTCGGCAAGGGCAGCTTCGCCAAGCATCGCCAGGCGGCGCTCGACGTCGGCATCCAGGCACAGGTCGCCTTGCTGCCGGGCCTCGCGCTCGATGTCGACAACCCCATGGATCTGCAGACGCTGTTGACCTATGACAGTGAGACCGAGACCCTGGCTTATCTATGTGACAGCGGCATCGCGCGCCGCGTCATGCCTCATCACACCAGTGCGCGCGACTTGACCGGCTGGTAGAGAAACATGCTGAGCGCAGCAGTTTTTTTACTCGCCTCGTAAACGACGTCGCCGCCGCTTCACGGTTTTGTAAGTCATGAATTCCATCGCTTCGATACTGGCAGCCGCGGAAGCGGGGCAGACTCCGGATGATGCGCAGGCCCTGCGGCTGGCCGAATGCGCCGAACTCGGGCCCTTGATGGCGAGCGCCGCACGGCTGCGCGACCAGGGCTTCGGCAATGGCGTGACCTATTCGCGCAAGATTTTCATTCCGCTTACGCAGCTGTGTCGCGACGTGTGTCATTACTGCACCTTCGCCCAGGCGCCGAAGCGCGTCACCGAGCCCTACATGAGCATCGAGGCGGTGGTGGCCTTGGCGCGCGAAGGTCAGCGCCTCGGTTGCAAGGAGGCGCTGTTCACGCTCGGCGAACGGCCGGAGTTGCGCTACAAGACCGCGCGCGACGCGCTGGCGCGCATGGGCTTCGGCTCGACACTGGAATATCTGCGCGCGGCGGCCGAGGCGGTGTTCAGCGAGACCGGCCTGTTGCCGCACATGAACCCCGGCACCATGACGCTCGCCGAATGCGAAATGCTGCGCGAGGTGTCGCCGAGCATGGGCATCATGC of Pseudomonadota bacterium contains these proteins:
- the cofE gene encoding coenzyme F420-0:L-glutamate ligase; this translates as MPRISLTTLSRIPLVKSGDNLVAIILGAAADDGVSFSDGDIVVLAQKIVSKAEGRLVPVASVTPGDEAIELAAATDKDPRMAQLILDEAAYVMRRKPGVIIVRHKLGHVGANAGIDQSNVEHEGGEQALLLPVDPDASAQRLHQALSAAAGCHVGVIICDSMNRPWRLGTIGGAIGCAGIEVLDDRRGQHDMFGRELKVTMINRADSIAAMATLLMGESTERTPVAVVHGFAVDAHHGRAADIIRPPADDLFN
- a CDS encoding 2-phospho-L-lactate transferase — translated: MASYVALSGGVGGAKLALGLTHLLEPHALTLVVNTGDDFEHLGLHIAPDLDTLMYTLSGLSNTETGWGRAGESWQCLDALAELGGETWFRLGDRDLSVHLQRSLRLRAGASLSTVTAELYAALGIRHRALPMSDQPVRTLVHCDAGVLAFQHYFVRERCAPRVSGFSFDGAATASAAPGVLEALRASDLAGVIICPSNPFLSIDPILAVPGVREALRACRAPVVAVSPIVAGLAIKGPTAKIMEELALPQTAAAVAAHYGSLIDGFILDESDRALAAQIASTTLRVSTAQSVMVTLDDRINLAHTALDFLRTF
- the cofC gene encoding 2-phospho-L-lactate guanylyltransferase, translating into MWVVVPVKRFSNAKTRLAPLLSAAERESLAQAMLNDVLRAIAESRRVAGVLVVSREVRARYCVERIGGLFLEDTADDLSSAIELAGEWLATHGQRGMLMIPGDVPLVSGREIDELLLTHRGAPAVTLAPDREHDGTNALAVSPADAIHFAFGKGSFAKHRQAALDVGIQAQVALLPGLALDVDNPMDLQTLLTYDSETETLAYLCDSGIARRVMPHHTSARDLTGW